Proteins encoded in a region of the Flavobacteriaceae bacterium HL-DH10 genome:
- a CDS encoding biopolymer transporter ExbD — MNIRGRNKVSPEFNMSSMTDIVFLLLIFFMIASTLVSTSAIDILLPKASGKTENKKSVAVSIKKDLTYYIDQKRVGESVLENELLAVLSLEEKPTIVLRAEKSVPVENVVKVMDIANRNKFKVILAVKPN, encoded by the coding sequence ATGAATATTAGAGGAAGGAATAAGGTATCACCAGAATTCAATATGTCTTCAATGACAGATATTGTTTTTCTGTTACTTATCTTTTTTATGATAGCTTCTACATTGGTATCTACAAGTGCTATCGATATATTGCTGCCTAAAGCTAGTGGGAAAACAGAAAACAAAAAATCGGTAGCGGTAAGTATAAAGAAAGACTTAACGTATTATATAGATCAAAAAAGGGTAGGAGAAAGTGTTTTAGAAAACGAATTACTTGCCGTGCTTTCATTAGAAGAAAAACCAACGATTGTTTTAAGAGCAGAAAAATCGGTGCCTGTTGAAAATGTTGTAAAGGTTATGGATATAGCTAATCGAAATAAGTTTAAGGTCATATTAGCTGTAAAGCCTAATTAA
- a CDS encoding arsenosugar biosynthesis-associated peroxidase-like protein yields MQKTYYDPADLKKFGKISEWNQELGDKFFEYYGKVFEEGALSAREKSLIALAVAHTESCPYCIDAYTKDGLQRGITKEEMMEALHVGAAIKSGATLVMGVQMMNKVNKLEM; encoded by the coding sequence ATGCAAAAAACATATTACGATCCAGCAGATTTAAAAAAATTTGGCAAAATAAGCGAATGGAATCAAGAATTAGGCGATAAATTTTTTGAGTATTACGGAAAAGTATTTGAAGAAGGCGCTCTTTCTGCAAGAGAAAAATCTTTAATTGCATTAGCAGTAGCACATACAGAAAGTTGTCCTTATTGCATAGATGCTTACACTAAAGACGGTTTGCAACGCGGCATTACAAAAGAAGAAATGATGGAAGCCCTACATGTTGGTGCGGCTATAAAAAGCGGAGCTACTTTAGTAATGGGCGTTCAAATGATGAACAAAGTAAATAAGCTTGAAATGTAA
- a CDS encoding MotA/TolQ/ExbB proton channel family protein codes for MLNTLLQNTQEGAELLTDGESVEKTLSIIELISSGGAAGQIIIALLFLLLVAAIYIYFERIFAIKAASVVDANFMNQIKDHVSHGKIDSAQMLCAQVNSPVSRLIGKGISRIGKPLADINTALENAGRLEIYGLEKNVSILATISGAGPMIGFLGTVIGMILAIFELANAGGTIQMDVLASGLYTAMTTTVAGLIVGIVAFMAYNHLVVKTDKIVYQMEANSLEFLDHLNEPS; via the coding sequence ATGCTAAATACATTATTACAAAATACGCAAGAAGGAGCAGAATTGCTTACAGATGGAGAATCTGTTGAAAAAACACTTTCCATTATAGAATTAATTAGTAGTGGAGGCGCTGCCGGACAAATAATTATAGCACTTTTGTTCTTATTACTTGTAGCAGCCATTTATATTTATTTTGAACGCATATTTGCTATTAAAGCAGCATCAGTTGTGGATGCTAATTTTATGAATCAAATTAAAGATCATGTGAGTCATGGTAAAATTGATTCCGCTCAAATGCTTTGTGCTCAAGTAAATTCTCCTGTATCTAGATTAATTGGTAAAGGGATTTCTAGAATAGGGAAACCACTTGCTGATATTAATACGGCATTAGAAAATGCAGGGCGATTAGAGATTTATGGACTAGAAAAGAATGTAAGTATATTAGCTACTATTTCTGGAGCGGGACCAATGATTGGGTTTCTTGGTACAGTTATTGGAATGATTTTAGCAATATTTGAATTAGCTAATGCTGGTGGCACCATTCAAATGGATGTTTTGGCTAGCGGACTTTATACGGCTATGACAACAACTGTTGCTGGGTTAATTGTAGGAATCGTTGCTTTTATGGCTTATAATCATTTAGTTGTAAAAACGGATAAGATTGTATATCAAATGGAAGCAAATTCATTAGAGTTTTTAGATCATTTAAACGAACCATCTTAG
- a CDS encoding LuxR C-terminal-related transcriptional regulator yields the protein MTGHIKEVYKKIFKSYDTPSLERHIEKFIELDTYLPYSSTFFCVTNTQHLSFEFISKNMQSCLGMDKSLFEKKGMRYFWSRMHPEDLEKWLLALNELMTFTLNEISVEDRTKMSYTWNYRFKNANDVYVNIVQNTTPLEFDAENKPIIGLAHYTVLSEKIKLQVCASAKLLNNNNEYETVYFNNFSQRLLSDGISNRERDIIRLLVLNYTSKTIAKQLNISSNTVDTHRRNILKKLNMSSTGELVALLKMNKNII from the coding sequence ATGACGGGACATATAAAGGAGGTTTATAAAAAAATATTTAAATCTTACGATACCCCTTCATTAGAGAGGCATATCGAGAAATTTATTGAGTTGGACACCTATTTGCCTTATAGTTCAACATTTTTCTGTGTTACTAATACTCAGCATTTGTCATTTGAGTTTATCAGTAAAAATATGCAATCTTGTTTAGGTATGGATAAAAGTTTATTCGAGAAAAAAGGCATGCGTTATTTTTGGAGTAGAATGCACCCTGAGGATCTAGAAAAATGGCTTTTGGCATTAAATGAACTCATGACCTTTACCTTAAATGAAATTAGTGTAGAAGATAGGACAAAAATGAGTTACACTTGGAATTATCGTTTTAAGAATGCCAATGATGTGTATGTAAATATTGTACAAAATACAACGCCTCTGGAATTTGATGCAGAGAATAAACCTATAATTGGCTTAGCGCATTATACGGTGTTGTCTGAGAAAATTAAATTGCAAGTTTGTGCATCTGCTAAGTTGCTAAACAATAATAATGAATATGAGACGGTGTATTTTAATAATTTCTCTCAAAGACTACTATCCGACGGAATTAGTAACCGAGAGCGTGATATAATTAGATTATTAGTTTTAAATTATACGAGCAAAACTATTGCAAAACAATTAAATATAAGTTCTAATACAGTAGATACTCATCGTAGAAATATTTTAAAAAAACTTAATATGTCTTCTACAGGCGAGCTTGTTGCATTGTTAAAAATGAATAAAAATATTATTTAG
- a CDS encoding folylpolyglutamate synthase/dihydrofolate synthase family protein, with amino-acid sequence MTYQDTLNWMFSQLPMYQKQGKSAYKVDLGNTILLINHLNNPHKNFKSIHVAGTNGKGSTSHMLASVLQEAGYKAGLYTSPHLKDFRERIKVNGKEVSKQFVIGFIKRNKAFFEANNLSFFEMTVGMAFDYFSKQKVDIAIVEVGLGGRLDSTNIITPEVSVITNIGLDHTQFLGHTLEAIAFEKGGIIKPSVPVVIGETQKETTAVFKDLAKTNNSEIVFADKSISKAYESDLKGSYQAKNIKTVIQAVKALQQKGYRIHQKHLERGLLHVVKNTGLLGRWQVLNDKPKVICDTGHNREGLIHVMNQLSKEVFDRLHIVFGVVNDKDLSSIIDLLPKKATYYFCKPDISRGLDAKELKRVFNRFGLKGEAYNSVNEAYKTALKHAELSDFVFIGGSTFVVAEII; translated from the coding sequence ATGACGTATCAAGATACTCTTAATTGGATGTTTTCTCAGCTACCAATGTATCAAAAACAAGGGAAGTCGGCTTACAAAGTAGATTTAGGTAATACCATATTACTAATAAATCATTTAAATAATCCACATAAAAATTTTAAGTCAATACACGTTGCAGGAACCAATGGAAAAGGGTCAACTAGTCACATGTTGGCTTCTGTATTGCAAGAAGCTGGCTATAAAGCTGGATTATATACATCGCCACATTTAAAAGATTTTAGAGAGCGTATTAAGGTAAATGGAAAGGAAGTAAGTAAACAATTTGTAATTGGTTTTATAAAGCGGAATAAGGCCTTTTTTGAAGCTAATAATTTGTCATTTTTTGAAATGACTGTTGGTATGGCTTTCGATTATTTTTCTAAGCAAAAGGTTGATATTGCTATTGTAGAAGTTGGATTAGGAGGTCGGTTAGACTCAACAAATATAATTACTCCAGAAGTATCTGTAATTACTAACATTGGATTAGATCATACGCAATTTTTAGGACATACACTAGAAGCTATTGCTTTTGAAAAGGGAGGAATTATTAAGCCATCTGTTCCCGTTGTAATTGGTGAAACCCAAAAGGAAACAACAGCTGTTTTTAAAGATTTAGCTAAAACTAATAACTCAGAAATTGTATTTGCAGATAAAAGTATTTCAAAAGCTTATGAATCTGATTTAAAAGGAAGCTATCAAGCTAAGAATATTAAAACAGTAATTCAGGCAGTTAAAGCGCTTCAACAAAAAGGGTATAGAATACATCAAAAACATTTGGAAAGAGGGTTGCTTCATGTTGTAAAGAATACGGGTTTATTAGGTAGATGGCAAGTTTTAAACGACAAGCCTAAAGTTATTTGTGATACAGGACATAATAGAGAAGGACTAATTCATGTCATGAACCAGCTATCAAAAGAAGTTTTTGATAGGTTACATATTGTTTTTGGAGTCGTAAATGATAAAGATTTAAGTTCAATAATTGATTTATTGCCTAAAAAAGCTACATATTATTTTTGTAAACCAGATATTTCACGTGGATTAGATGCTAAAGAATTGAAACGTGTTTTTAATAGGTTTGGATTAAAAGGAGAAGCCTATAATTCTGTAAATGAAGCCTATAAAACGGCTTTAAAACATGCTGAGTTAAGCGATTTTGTTTTTATAGGAGGTAGTACATTTGTTGTAGCAGAAATAATTTAA
- a CDS encoding energy transducer TonB — protein MKYLETKHEKNSAKITALITVILLLLLFVVGAPYMDPPEEYGVAVNFGTTDFGKGNIQPKKPIKSEPREVEKPPQPEETSKAEPTASSEVKEEVLTADNAEEIAIKKQKEAEAKAKAIADAKAKAEADRIAKEKREQDEKKKKLDALIGGVSKSEGTETGSEGNDNKAGDKGQLDGDPYAPSYFGGQGSGNGGVGYGLNGRGRATYKTLKQDCNESGMVIVKIIVNQSGNVISAEPGQKGTTNTAQCLLDPAKKIALSHKWPADSKAPVKQIGFVKVNFKLGQ, from the coding sequence ATGAAATATCTTGAAACCAAACACGAAAAAAATTCAGCAAAAATAACAGCATTAATAACTGTTATATTACTACTGTTGTTATTTGTGGTTGGTGCGCCCTATATGGATCCTCCAGAGGAGTATGGTGTTGCAGTAAATTTTGGTACTACCGATTTTGGTAAAGGTAATATTCAGCCTAAAAAACCAATAAAATCTGAACCTAGAGAAGTTGAAAAACCACCTCAACCAGAAGAAACCTCAAAAGCAGAACCTACAGCTTCATCAGAAGTTAAAGAAGAAGTACTAACTGCCGATAATGCTGAAGAAATAGCTATAAAGAAACAAAAAGAGGCTGAAGCTAAAGCGAAGGCCATTGCTGATGCAAAAGCAAAAGCTGAAGCAGATAGAATAGCTAAAGAAAAACGTGAACAGGACGAGAAAAAGAAAAAGTTAGATGCTTTAATTGGTGGGGTTAGTAAATCTGAAGGCACTGAAACAGGAAGTGAAGGCAATGATAATAAAGCTGGAGATAAAGGGCAATTAGATGGAGATCCATACGCGCCTAGTTATTTTGGAGGTCAGGGATCAGGAAATGGTGGTGTTGGTTATGGTTTAAACGGTAGAGGTAGAGCAACCTATAAAACACTTAAGCAAGATTGCAATGAATCTGGAATGGTGATTGTAAAGATTATTGTAAACCAAAGCGGTAATGTTATTTCAGCAGAACCAGGTCAAAAAGGAACAACTAATACGGCACAATGTTTATTGGATCCAGCAAAGAAAATAGCATTATCTCATAAGTGGCCAGCAGATTCTAAGGCGCCAGTAAAACAGATTGGTTTTGTAAAAGTAAACTTCAAACTGGGGCAATAG
- the nhaD gene encoding sodium:proton antiporter NhaD has product MEAAIILVFVTGYLAITLEHSIKIDKLIPALVMMAICWALIALGIEGFPQWFDSSSHSLLEGFGSLGSDEKMHMMEETLLHHLGKTSEILVFLLGAMTIVEIIDYFDGFSTIKDFIKTKKKSKILWVFSILAFVLSAIIDNLTATIVLISILQKIVKDRSVRIWFAGLIIIAANAGGAWSPIGDVTTTMLWIGKKVTTGHLIGYLLLPSFLCMAVPTFIASFLPAFKGDLDVEDVEEKKKSKFSGIMLYLGLGAIVFVPVFKMITHLPPYVGMMLSLGVVAIFAEIYSSSKFSFTEHDAEESDAHAQHSPVHYSLSKIELPSILFFLGILMAVAALESLGILFNFAGSLQEKMPMLGTEIHPGGHEGVSDLVVLLLGVGSAIIDNVPLVAASLGMFHEPIDNELWHFIAYSAGTGGSMLIIGSAAGVVAMGMEKIDFFWYLKKISWLALVGFLVGSVAFMFTRTLF; this is encoded by the coding sequence ATGGAAGCAGCAATTATTTTAGTATTTGTAACGGGGTATTTAGCCATTACTTTAGAACATAGTATAAAAATAGATAAATTAATACCAGCACTGGTTATGATGGCTATTTGTTGGGCTCTAATTGCTTTAGGAATTGAAGGCTTTCCGCAATGGTTTGATTCTAGTAGCCATTCATTGTTAGAAGGGTTTGGTAGTTTAGGCTCTGATGAAAAGATGCATATGATGGAGGAAACCTTGTTGCATCATTTAGGTAAAACATCTGAAATATTGGTGTTTCTTTTAGGAGCAATGACCATTGTTGAAATCATTGACTATTTTGATGGTTTTTCAACTATTAAAGACTTTATAAAAACCAAGAAGAAAAGTAAAATTCTTTGGGTTTTTTCCATATTAGCTTTCGTTTTGTCAGCTATTATAGATAATTTAACAGCGACTATCGTATTAATTTCAATACTTCAAAAAATTGTAAAAGATAGGAGTGTTCGTATTTGGTTTGCTGGTTTAATCATTATTGCTGCAAATGCAGGTGGGGCATGGTCTCCAATTGGAGATGTTACAACAACGATGTTATGGATTGGTAAAAAAGTAACAACAGGTCATTTAATAGGTTATTTATTATTGCCGTCATTTTTGTGTATGGCAGTACCAACATTTATAGCGTCTTTTTTACCAGCATTTAAAGGTGATTTAGACGTTGAAGACGTTGAAGAAAAAAAGAAATCTAAATTTAGTGGAATAATGCTTTATTTAGGATTAGGAGCTATTGTATTTGTTCCTGTCTTTAAAATGATTACACATTTGCCTCCTTATGTAGGTATGATGTTGTCTTTAGGAGTTGTAGCTATTTTTGCTGAAATTTACAGTAGTTCTAAATTTAGTTTTACTGAACATGATGCTGAAGAAAGCGATGCCCATGCGCAACATAGTCCAGTACATTATTCATTATCTAAAATTGAGTTACCAAGTATCTTGTTTTTCTTGGGAATATTAATGGCGGTTGCTGCTTTAGAGTCTTTAGGTATTCTATTTAATTTTGCAGGATCACTACAAGAAAAGATGCCTATGTTAGGTACCGAAATTCATCCAGGTGGTCATGAAGGTGTTTCAGATTTAGTTGTTCTTTTATTAGGAGTTGGGTCTGCAATTATAGATAATGTGCCTTTGGTAGCCGCTAGTTTAGGTATGTTCCATGAGCCTATTGATAATGAACTTTGGCACTTTATTGCCTATTCGGCAGGTACAGGAGGAAGTATGTTAATTATTGGGTCTGCGGCAGGTGTAGTTGCTATGGGAATGGAAAAAATTGATTTTTTCTGGTATTTAAAAAAGATTTCTTGGTTGGCTTTAGTAGGTTTCTTGGTAGGATCAGTGGCATTTATGTTTACAAGAACATTGTTTTAG
- the murF gene encoding UDP-N-acetylmuramoyl-tripeptide--D-alanyl-D-alanine ligase, translated as MEIKALHELFLKCHSVCTDTRKIQKNDMFFALKGDNFNGNTYAENALEKGAKYAIVDETEFNTSTKTILVNNVLETLQKLASFHRDYLKTPIIALTGSNGKTTTKELINVVLSQKYKTTATIGNLNNHIGVPLTLLSMTKNTEIGIVEMGANHQKEIEFLCNIAKPDYGYITNFGKAHLEGFGSVEGVIQGKSEMYDYLISNDKTIFVNANDSIQVEKTKNTKRFSFGNTNADINIDFKEAQPFVKCAFNNQEIESKLIGEYNFNNIMAAIAIGTYFKVNSTSIKDAIENYTPSNNRSQIIEKGTNKIILDAYNANPTSMRAALENFGKQAGDKIAILGDMFELGTEAKVEHQNIADLAISLDINEIIFVGENFYQSEIDSKKAKKYKSFSFFEKDFDFSKLKNKTLLIKGSRGMALERLLQVL; from the coding sequence TTGGAAATAAAAGCATTACACGAGCTTTTCTTAAAATGTCATTCTGTATGTACTGACACGAGAAAAATTCAAAAAAACGATATGTTTTTCGCTCTTAAAGGCGATAATTTTAACGGGAACACATATGCTGAAAACGCTCTTGAAAAAGGAGCTAAATACGCCATAGTAGATGAGACCGAATTCAACACATCAACTAAAACTATTTTAGTAAACAATGTACTTGAAACGCTTCAAAAATTGGCTTCATTCCATAGAGACTATTTAAAAACACCCATAATTGCTTTAACTGGCAGTAATGGTAAAACAACCACCAAAGAACTTATTAACGTAGTATTATCTCAAAAATATAAAACTACTGCAACTATAGGCAATCTAAACAACCATATTGGTGTTCCGTTAACCTTATTATCAATGACCAAAAACACAGAGATTGGTATCGTAGAAATGGGTGCTAATCATCAAAAAGAAATTGAATTTTTGTGTAACATAGCGAAACCAGATTACGGGTATATTACTAATTTTGGCAAAGCACATTTAGAAGGTTTTGGCAGTGTTGAAGGGGTTATACAAGGTAAAAGTGAAATGTATGATTATTTAATAAGCAACGACAAAACCATATTCGTTAATGCTAATGATTCTATTCAAGTTGAAAAAACCAAAAACACCAAAAGATTTTCATTTGGAAATACTAATGCAGATATTAACATTGATTTTAAAGAAGCACAGCCATTCGTTAAATGCGCATTTAATAATCAAGAAATTGAAAGTAAACTTATTGGTGAATACAATTTTAACAATATAATGGCTGCGATTGCGATTGGAACCTATTTTAAAGTAAATAGCACCTCAATTAAAGACGCTATTGAAAACTATACACCGTCTAACAACAGATCTCAAATTATCGAAAAAGGCACTAATAAAATTATTTTAGATGCCTACAATGCGAATCCAACAAGCATGAGGGCTGCTTTGGAAAATTTTGGAAAACAAGCAGGAGATAAAATAGCTATACTTGGTGACATGTTCGAATTAGGAACTGAAGCTAAAGTAGAACACCAAAATATTGCTGATTTGGCGATTTCATTAGATATCAATGAAATTATTTTTGTTGGTGAGAATTTTTATCAATCAGAAATTGATTCTAAAAAAGCTAAAAAATATAAATCCTTTTCATTCTTTGAAAAAGATTTTGATTTTTCTAAATTAAAAAATAAAACGCTTCTAATAAAAGGCTCTAGAGGCATGGCTTTGGAGCGGTTACTACAGGTTTTATAG
- a CDS encoding acyl-CoA dehydrogenase: MDFTLSEEHIMIRDAARDFAQTELLPGVIERDNKQEFPNELVKKMSDLGFMGIMVDPKYGGSGMDAISYVLIMEELSKIDASASVMVSVNNSLVCYGLETYGTEEQKQKYLTKLATGESIGAFCLSEPEAGSDATSQKTTAIKKGDHYILNGTKNWITNGGRADIYIVIAQTDKDKGSHGINAFILEKGTEGFHVGPKEDKLGIRGSDTHTLQFNDVKVPKENRIGANGSGFRFAMKTLSGGRIGIASQALGIASGAYELALKYSKERKAFGTEISNHQAIAFKLADMHTDIEAARMLVMKAAWDKDQGNNYDMSSAIAKLYASKVAMEHTVEAVQIHGGNGFVKDYHVERLMRDAKITQIYEGTSEIQKIIISRSILRD, from the coding sequence ATGGATTTCACACTTTCAGAAGAGCATATAATGATACGCGATGCAGCTCGCGACTTTGCTCAAACCGAATTACTACCTGGAGTTATTGAACGAGACAACAAACAAGAATTCCCTAACGAGTTAGTAAAAAAAATGAGCGATTTAGGATTTATGGGCATTATGGTTGATCCTAAATATGGCGGCAGTGGTATGGATGCGATTTCTTATGTGCTTATTATGGAAGAATTATCTAAAATAGATGCATCTGCTTCGGTAATGGTATCTGTAAACAATTCCTTAGTTTGCTATGGACTAGAAACTTATGGAACAGAAGAACAAAAACAAAAATATTTAACAAAACTTGCTACTGGTGAATCTATTGGCGCATTTTGTTTAAGCGAACCAGAGGCTGGAAGCGATGCGACTTCACAAAAAACTACTGCAATAAAAAAAGGTGATCACTATATTCTTAATGGCACAAAAAACTGGATTACAAACGGTGGACGCGCAGATATATATATAGTAATAGCACAAACGGACAAAGACAAAGGATCTCATGGTATTAATGCTTTTATTTTAGAAAAAGGGACGGAAGGGTTTCATGTTGGCCCTAAAGAAGACAAATTAGGAATTCGTGGAAGCGATACACACACGCTTCAGTTTAACGATGTTAAAGTTCCAAAAGAAAACAGAATTGGTGCTAATGGCTCTGGATTTAGATTTGCTATGAAAACCTTATCTGGTGGACGTATTGGAATTGCTTCTCAAGCACTTGGTATTGCTTCAGGCGCTTATGAGTTGGCCTTAAAATATTCTAAAGAAAGAAAAGCATTTGGCACCGAAATATCCAACCATCAAGCCATTGCTTTTAAACTAGCCGATATGCATACTGATATTGAAGCGGCTAGAATGCTTGTTATGAAAGCGGCTTGGGATAAAGATCAAGGTAATAATTACGATATGTCTAGCGCTATAGCAAAACTATACGCCTCTAAAGTAGCCATGGAACATACCGTTGAAGCAGTTCAAATTCATGGTGGCAATGGTTTTGTAAAAGATTACCATGTAGAGCGCTTAATGCGTGATGCAAAAATTACTCAGATTTACGAAGGCACTTCAGAAATTCAAAAGATTATCATTTCACGGAGTATTTTGCGAGATTAA
- a CDS encoding GIY-YIG nuclease family protein, which produces MKYYVYILYSETINKYYIGSTKDVLIRLDKHLQNHKGFTGKSKDWVLKYTEVYDSKSDSIKRELQIKKWKSRKMIEKLIKVKSKE; this is translated from the coding sequence ATGAAATATTACGTTTACATTCTATATTCAGAAACAATCAATAAATATTACATTGGTTCTACCAAAGATGTGCTAATAAGATTAGATAAGCATTTGCAAAACCATAAGGGTTTTACTGGAAAATCTAAGGATTGGGTTTTGAAATATACAGAGGTTTATGATTCTAAAAGTGATTCTATAAAACGAGAATTGCAAATAAAGAAGTGGAAAAGTAGAAAAATGATAGAAAAGCTTATTAAAGTAAAAAGTAAAGAATAG
- the arsS gene encoding arsenosugar biosynthesis radical SAM protein ArsS (Some members of this family are selenoproteins.), with protein MATKSLHKRESDLANSNRQLEILSNGIFQNGELPTFKTKITETNQFPLKAKKLEILQINVGYMCNQVCEHCHVDAGPDRKEVMTRDTMLQCLDVIKKTGAHTLDLTGGAPEMNPNFRWFVEEAAKAGIKDFIVRSNLTIIKANKQYHDLPEFFKKHNIHVISSMPHWTQGKTDKQRGDGVFNTSIKALQELNAVGYGMPDSKLKLDLVYNPSGAFLPGDQFSMQKEFKKALKEDFDIQFHNLFSITNLPISRFLDYLIASENYEDYMYALVEAYNPTTVANVMCTNTLSISWDGYLFDCDFNQMLELPVNSKAKHISEYNESLLKGRDIVISQHCYGCTAGAGSSCQGSVA; from the coding sequence ATGGCAACAAAGTCCCTACATAAACGCGAAAGCGATTTAGCAAACAGTAATAGGCAATTAGAAATTTTGTCGAATGGTATCTTTCAAAATGGAGAGCTACCAACTTTTAAGACTAAAATTACCGAAACAAATCAATTTCCGCTTAAAGCTAAAAAATTAGAAATCCTACAAATAAATGTGGGTTATATGTGTAACCAAGTTTGCGAACATTGCCATGTTGATGCAGGTCCAGATCGTAAAGAGGTTATGACGCGTGATACGATGCTACAATGCCTAGATGTCATAAAAAAAACAGGCGCACACACCCTAGACCTAACAGGAGGTGCTCCAGAAATGAATCCTAATTTCCGTTGGTTTGTTGAGGAAGCTGCCAAAGCTGGCATAAAAGATTTTATTGTCCGTTCTAACCTCACCATTATTAAAGCCAATAAACAGTATCACGATTTACCCGAATTCTTCAAGAAGCATAATATCCATGTTATAAGCTCTATGCCACATTGGACACAGGGAAAAACAGACAAACAACGTGGAGATGGTGTTTTTAATACATCTATAAAAGCGCTTCAAGAACTAAATGCTGTTGGTTATGGTATGCCAGATAGCAAATTGAAATTAGATTTGGTATACAATCCTTCTGGAGCCTTTTTACCAGGAGATCAATTTTCGATGCAGAAAGAATTCAAAAAAGCATTAAAAGAAGATTTCGATATTCAGTTTCATAATTTATTCTCTATAACAAATTTACCTATTAGTAGGTTCTTAGATTATTTAATAGCTTCAGAAAATTACGAAGATTATATGTATGCTCTAGTTGAAGCTTACAATCCAACAACTGTTGCAAACGTGATGTGCACCAATACACTTTCGATAAGTTGGGATGGCTATTTATTTGATTGCGATTTTAATCAGATGCTAGAATTGCCCGTAAATAGTAAAGCAAAACACATTTCAGAATATAATGAAAGTCTTCTTAAAGGAAGAGATATTGTTATTTCTCAACATTGTTATGGTTGTACTGCTGGCGCAGGAAGTAGCTGCCAAGGGAGTGTAGCTTAA
- a CDS encoding anhydro-N-acetylmuramic acid kinase — protein MGDKNQYNVIGVMSGTSLDGIDFVFVEFIFDKVWSFKIVYAQTVTYDETWQNILKLLVANSLQELQQIDEEYTAYLAQVINSFIDKNNIKNIDAVCTHGHTALHQPQKKLTYQIGNKPFLATLLNQNVVCDFRVQDVELGGQGAPLVPIGDKLLFSEYDFCLNLGGFANISTEFESNRIAYDICPVNIVLNHYVNLIGFEYDDEGKIASTGIINQELLSKLNDLEFYKMQHPKSLGLEWVDKNIFPLINNFQLEVKDVLKTFVEHIAMQLAVEINKKNNASVLVTGGGVYNKYLINRLKSHTKNKIIEPSKTIVEFKEALIFGFLGVLKIRNEVNCLQSVTGALKNHSSGKIYLL, from the coding sequence ATGGGGGATAAAAACCAATACAATGTAATTGGTGTCATGTCTGGAACATCTTTAGATGGTATAGATTTTGTTTTTGTTGAATTTATATTTGATAAAGTTTGGAGCTTTAAAATTGTATATGCCCAAACGGTTACATATGATGAAACGTGGCAAAATATTTTAAAGCTTCTAGTGGCTAATTCATTACAGGAATTACAGCAAATAGATGAGGAGTATACAGCTTATTTGGCACAAGTTATAAATAGTTTTATTGATAAAAATAATATAAAAAATATTGATGCAGTATGTACTCATGGACATACGGCGTTACATCAACCTCAAAAAAAGTTAACCTATCAAATAGGAAATAAGCCTTTTTTAGCGACCTTGTTAAATCAGAATGTCGTTTGCGATTTTAGAGTTCAAGATGTTGAGCTAGGAGGGCAAGGCGCTCCATTGGTTCCTATTGGTGATAAGTTGCTGTTTTCTGAATACGATTTTTGTTTAAATTTAGGAGGTTTTGCAAATATTTCAACCGAATTTGAAAGCAACCGAATAGCTTATGATATTTGTCCAGTAAACATTGTTTTAAATCATTATGTAAATTTAATAGGGTTTGAATACGATGATGAAGGAAAAATTGCTTCAACCGGAATTATTAATCAAGAATTACTTAGTAAACTAAATGATTTAGAATTTTATAAAATGCAGCATCCAAAATCTTTGGGCTTAGAATGGGTTGATAAAAATATTTTTCCGTTAATAAATAATTTTCAGCTTGAAGTAAAAGATGTTTTAAAAACTTTTGTAGAGCATATTGCTATGCAACTTGCAGTCGAAATTAATAAAAAAAATAATGCTTCTGTATTAGTTACAGGAGGTGGGGTTTATAATAAGTATTTGATAAACAGACTTAAATCACATACAAAAAACAAAATTATAGAACCGTCGAAAACTATTGTAGAATTTAAAGAAGCTTTAATTTTTGGATTTTTAGGAGTCTTAAAAATAAGAAATGAAGTTAATTGCTTACAAAGTGTAACAGGGGCTTTAAAAAATCATAGTTCTGGTAAAATATATCTTCTTTAA